In Trichocoleus desertorum NBK24, the following are encoded in one genomic region:
- a CDS encoding Coq4 family protein, protein MNTQAAAAPASNPKVERFFKLIDRIAELRGRNVSTIVNLPTLRSLPAGTFGRVWADFLDQHGLSPLTTGSRRKQLHDGIHILTGYGSDPLGEAEVQAFLIGAKFSTTNFLIGLGLLRVLYQQLPPTQTPKFKQMPWERLQQAYQRGQRSRLDPDTWQPERLWQLPLAQVQALFNL, encoded by the coding sequence ATGAATACCCAAGCTGCTGCCGCACCCGCCTCTAATCCTAAAGTCGAAAGATTTTTCAAATTAATCGATCGCATTGCTGAGCTACGAGGGCGCAACGTCTCAACCATTGTGAACCTGCCAACTCTGCGATCGCTACCTGCGGGCACCTTTGGCCGAGTTTGGGCCGATTTTCTAGACCAACATGGGTTATCACCACTCACTACAGGTTCTCGGCGCAAACAACTCCATGACGGCATTCATATTCTGACAGGCTACGGCAGCGACCCCCTCGGGGAAGCCGAAGTGCAAGCCTTTCTGATTGGAGCCAAATTCAGCACCACTAACTTTCTGATTGGTCTAGGACTGCTGCGTGTTCTCTACCAGCAGCTTCCCCCAACTCAAACTCCAAAATTTAAGCAGATGCCTTGGGAACGGCTACAGCAAGCCTACCAACGCGGACAGCGATCGCGCCTCGACCCGGATACTTGGCAACCAGAGCGGCTTTGGCAATTACCTTTGGCCCAAGTGCAAGCTTTATTTAACCTTTAA